Part of the Cryptosporangium arvum DSM 44712 genome, ACGCCGCCCACGGCAGGCCGCTCACCACGACGTCGGCGCGGTCGATGCCCCGGCCGCCGAGGACCTCGGGCAGGTCACGCGCGTCGGCCGGGATCACGTCGACGCCGGGGAAGCGCGCGGCGAGCAAGCGGGTGAACTGCTCGTTCACCTCCAGCGCGAGGTGAAGCCCCCGGCCGCCGAGCGCCGCCTGGATGACGCGGGTGAACGCCCCGGTGCCCGGCCCGAGCTCCACGACCACCGGCTGACCCGACGCCGCGATCGGCGCGGTGACCCGGCGGGCCAGCGCTCCCCCGCTCGGCACCAGCGAGGCCACCCCGAGCGGGTCACGCACGAACTCCCGGACGAAGGGCATCGTGTCGCCGTCGCAGTGCGTGTGGAGCGTTGTCATGAGACTGAAGTGTGCGGGTGTTCCCGGTGGTGAACCAGGGACCGCCGATCCCCGGTTCCGCGGTCACAGGCGCGGGTCGGTCGGCTCCGACTCCAGCGCCAGCACCGCGAACACCGCCTCGTGCACCCGCCACAGCGGCTCACCGCGGGCCACCCGCTCGAGCGCCTCGACGCCGAGGGCGTACTCGCGCAGCGCGAGCGACTGTTTGCGCCCGAGCCCCCGTTCACGCAGCCGCTCGAGGTTCGCCGGCTCGGTGTAGTCGGGCCCGTAGATGATCCGGAGGTACTCGCGGCCACGCACCTTGATTCCCGGCTGCACGCGCCGGCCGACCGCCCCGTTGGCCAGCGGCTTCACCACCATGCCCTCGCCGCAGGCCCCGGTCAGCTCCTCCCACCACGCCACCCCGGCCGCGCTCGAGTCCGGGTCGTCCACGTCGACGACGAGCCGGCGGGTGCGCCGCACGAGCGCCGGGTCGGCCGCGGCCAGCCGGTCGGCCACCTCGAGGTGCCAGCCGTGGTCGTGGTCGGCCCAGGTGCGGCCCTCGCCCTCCGCGGGGCCCGACGCCAGCAACTGGAACGGCGCGACCTCGACGCCGCTCAAGCCGGCCGTCGGCCACACGTACCGGCGGTACGCGTCGCTGAACGCCTCGGCGTTGTGGACCCGGGCGGTGGCCCGCCCCAGCAGCTCACCGACGTCGACGCCCCGGGCCGCCACCGCCGAGAGCACGTCCACCGCGGCCGGGGTCGCGGCCCTGGCGGCGGCGCCGACGGCCGCGTACTGCCCGCGGAGCAGCTCGTCGGCCTTCGCCGACCAGGGCAGGATCTCCGCGTCGAACAGCAGCCAGTCGGCGTCGTTCCACAGGCCGGCGGTTTCGGCCGCACCCCGCAGCCGGCCCAGCAGCTCCTCGGTCAGCGGCGCGGGGAAGAACGCCCGGCCGGTGCGGGTCCAGACGGCTCCGCTCGCGCCCGGCTCGGCGTCGAACCGGGTGTGGGCGACCCCGGCGCTGCGACCGAGCAGCACCACCGCGCGGGAGCCCATGTGCTTCTCCTCGCAGATCACCCGGTCGACGCCCGCCGAGCGGTAGGCGTCGAACGCCGCGGCGGGGTGTTCCAGCAGATCGCCGGTGGACGCGGTGGCGCACGGGGCCATCGTCGGCGGCAGGTACATCAGCCAGCGGGGGTCGAGCGCGAACCGGCTCATCACCTCGAGCGCGCCGGCCGCGTTCTCCTCCCGGACGGTCACCCGGCCGGCCAGCCGGGTCTCGACGCCGCGGCGTCCGGTGACGTCGGTGATCGCCAGCTCGTCGGGGCGGCGGGCCGCCTCCGGGGACAGCGGCCGGACCGGCTCGTACCAGACCCGCTCGGCCGGGACGCTCACCAGTTCCCGCTCCGGGTAGCGCAGCGCGGTGAGGGCGCCGCCGAACACGCACCCGGTGTCGAGGCAGAGCGTGTTGTTGACCCACTGGGGCCTGGGCACCGGCGTGTGCCCGTAGAGCACCGTCGCGCGGCCCCGGTACTCCTCGGCCCACGGGTAGCGGACCGGCAGCCCGTACTCGTCGGTCTCGCCGGTGGTGTCGCCGTAGAGGGCGAAGCCACGCACCCGGGCGGACGCCCGGCCGTGGTACTCCTCCTTGAGCCCGGCGTGCGCGACGACCAGCTTGCCGTCGTCGAGGACGAGGTGCGACACCAGCCCGTAGCAGAACTCCTCGACCGCCGCGACGAACTCCGGCGGCTGCCCGGCGAGCTGCTCGAGCGTCTCGGCCAGCCCGTGGGTGCGCTGCACGTCGCGGCCCCGGAGCGCGCGGACCAGCTTGTTCTCGTGGTTGCCGGGGACGCAGCGGGCGTGGCCGGCCGCGACCATGCCCATCACCAGCCGCAGCACGCCGGGGGCGTCGGGACCGCGGTCGACGAGGTCGCCGACGAACACCGCCCGGCGCCCGGCCGGGTGCACGGCGTCGACCGGGCGACCCTCGTCGTCGTGCACGAGCGTGTAGTCCAGCCGGGTCAGCAGGGCCTCGAGTTCGCGACGGCACCCGTGGACGTCGCCGACGACGTCGAACGGGCCGTGGTCGTCGCGGAAGTCGTTGAGCAGTCTCTCCCGGACGATCACCGCGTCGGCGATCTCGTCCTCGCCGCGGAGCACGTGGACGGTGCGGAAGCCCTCCTTGCGCAGCGACCGCAGCGAGCGGCGCAGCTGGTCGCTCTGGCGCCGGATCACCGGTGCGCCGAAGTCGCGGTCGGTGCGCCCGGCGTTGCGGGCGAGGCACACCTTCTCGGGCACGTCGAGGACGATCGCGACCGGCAGGACGTCGTGCGCCCGGGCCAGCTCGACCAGCGCCTTCCGGGCCTGGGCCTGGGTGTTCGTGGCGTCCACGACGGTCAGCCGGCCCCCGGCCAGCCGGACGCCGGCGATGTGGTGCAGGACGTCGAACGCGGCCCCGGTGGCGCTCTGGTCGTTCTCGTCGTCGGCGACCAGCCCGCGGCAGAAGTCGCTGGAGAGCACCTCGAACCGTCCGAAGTGGGTGCGCGCGAACGTCGACTTGCCCGAACCGCTGACCCCGACCAGGCACACCAGCGACAGCGTGGGAATCGTCAGCGTGCTCATCGGACCTCCTCGCGCCGGAAGATCGCCAGCTGGGTGGGCGGGCCGATCTCGGGGTCGTCGTCGCCGACCGGCGCGTGGTGCACGGAGTAGCCGTGCTCGTGCGCGACCGCCGCGGCCCACTGCGCGAACTCGGAGCGGGTCCACTCGAACCGGTGGTCGGGATGGCGGAACGCCCCGGGGCGCAGGCCGGCGTAGCGGACGTTGTACTCGGCGTTGGGCGTGGTGACGAGCACGGTCCTGGGCCTCGCGGCACCGAACAGCGTGCGCGCGAGCGCGGGCAGGCGCGGCGGATCGAGGTGCTCGATCACCTCCATCAGCACGACCGCGTCGTAGTCGCGCAACCGGTCGTCCCGGTAGGTGAGCGAGGACTGGATCAGCTCGATCCGCGCCCGCACGTGGTCGGACATCCGGTCGAAGTTCAGGCGGCGGGCCGCGGTCTCCAGCGCGCGGGCCGAGACGTCGACGCCGAGGACCCGGGCGAACCGGGGATCGTTGAGCAGCGCGCGCAGCAGAGCGCCCTCCCCGCAACCGAGGTCGACGACGCTCGACGCGCCCTCGGCGGCCAGCGCGGCGACGACCGCGTCGACGCGGCGGCGGGCCAGCGGGCGCGCCCCGGCGGCGACCGCGTTGTCGAGCGTCTCGGGCTCGGTGTCGTCGATCTCGGCCAGCCGGCCGACGGCGGAGAGCACCAGCTCGCGGCGGTGACGCAGGTACCGGCGGGTGATCAGGTCACGTTCGGGGTGCGTGGCCAGCCAGCGCCCACCGGCGCGCAGCAGCTTGTCGACCTCCTCCTGGCTGACCCAGTAGTGCTTGGTGTCGTCGAGCACCGGGAGCAGGACGTAGAGCTGGGTCAGCGCGTCGGCCAGGCGCACCTCGCCGGTGAGCTCCAGCGCGACGTACCGCGACGCGCCCCAGTCCGGTACCCGCGGGTCGAGCGGGATCGGCGTGGCGCGCACGCTCCAGCCCAGCGGCGCGAACAGCCGCTCGAGAAGCTCGGGGCCGCCCTGGCTGGGCACCGCGGGCAACCGGATCTCCAGCGGCAGCGGACGCTCGGCGAGGTCGGGACGCGCGTCGCAGCGGCCGTTGAGCGCGGTGCGGAAGACCTTGCCCAGCGCGACCGCGAGCAGCGACGAGGCCACGTACGGCCGGTCGTTGACGTACTGGCTCAGCGACGCCTGCGCCGGGCCGCGCACCAGCGCGACCGGGTCGACCTCGAGCAGGAGCGCGACCGTGCTGCGCTCGGGCGTCGCTTCCGGCCACACCACGTGCGCGGCGCCGGCGGCGACGTCGAAGCGCAACGCCTTGTCGGGGTGCTTGTGCAGCAGGTACCCGAGGTCGGTGGCGGGCCGGTGGGTCGTGGACAGCGTCATGAGCACCGCGACAGTGTCGCGTGCCCCACCGACGATCTCGCCCCAATTACGCCCCGGCCAGCGCGTCGAGCCCGGCCCGCGTGCCGATCCCGGCGCGGGCCGCCGGGTTCTCCCGGTAGTGGCGGATCGCGGCCGCGAGGAACTCCACGTCGACGAGCTCGTCGTGCACGGTGATGCTCTTCCAGCCGTCGTACCGGGTGAGCAGCCAGATCGTCCGCCCCTGGACGTGCTCGGGGTAGGGACCGCCGGGTTCGAGCACGTCCCAGACCACCCGGTGCCGGGGCGAGATCCGCAGACCGTCGGGGGTGAGCCGGAGAGGCCCCGACCGGAACAGCGCCCACACCATCAGCGGCACGACGAGCACCGCGACGACACGCAGCGCCAGGGAGTCCAGCTCCGGCTGGACGATCAGGTTCGCCACGATCGGCGCCTGCAGCACGAACACCGCGCCGAACCACGGCACGCCCCGGGGCAGCCGGAACTCCCCGGCGCCGACCACGAACGTCACCCGGGTCCACCGCCGGGCCAGCCGGAACAGCAGCAGGTAGAGCAGCGGCACCGCGAACAGGACGAGGAACCCGGTGAGGAGCAGCCAGAGCGGCAGCTCGGACGCCGGCAGCGACCCGATCCAGGTGTACAGCGCGGCCGACACCGCGCCCAGCACCAGCGCCCCGAACCGCGCGCCGTGCACCAGCGCCGCGAACGGCATCATCGACGCACTCCGCTGCGTTCGGGCGAGAGGCTGCTCCACAGCGCCGACCCTAGCGGCCGCTCACCCGGCGAGCTGGTCGCGTCGGCGAACGAGGTAGGAGATCTCGCCGGCGTTGGTGGCCAGCGCGATCGCCCGGTCGTACGCGGCCCGCGCCGGCGCGCTGCGCCCCAGCCGGCGCAGCAGCTCGGCCCGGGTCGCGTGGAACGTGTGGTAGCCCTCGAGCGGCAGCCCGTCCACCTGCGCCAGCGCGACCTGCGGGCCGTCGACCTCGGCGACCGCGATCGCCCGGTTGAGCCGGACGACCGGCGAGGGATCCAGGCGCGCCAGCTGGTCGTAGAGCGCGACGATCTGCGGCCAGGCGGTGTCCCGGACGTCCGGGGCGTCGGTGTGGACGGCGTTGATCGCGGCCAGGAGCTGGTAGCGCCCGGGGGCCTCGCCGGCGGCCAGCCGCGCCCGGACCAGGGCGTGGCCTTCGGCGACGAGCTCCCGGTCCCAGGCGCCGCGGTCCTGCTCGCCGAGCGCGACCAGTTCGCCGCCCGCCGTCACCCGCGCGGCCCGGCGCGCCTGCGTCAGCACCATCAGCGCCAGCAGCCCGGCGACCTCGCCGTCGGCGGGGAGCAGGCCGTGGACCAGCCGGGTCAACCGGACCGCCTCGTCGGCCAGGTCGTCGCGCAGGGGTGACCGGTCGGGGTCCGAGGCCAGGTAGCCCTCGTTGAAGATCAGGTAGAGCACGGCGAGGACGCCGGTGACGCGGGCCGGGAGGTCCTCGCGCAGCGGCACGCCGTACGGGATCCGCGCCGCCCGGATCTTCGCCTTCGCGCGGGTGATCCGCCGCGCCATCGCGGGCTCCTCGACCAGGAACCCGCGGGCGATCTCGGGCACGGTCAACCCGCCGACCAGGCGCAGGGTCAGCGCGATCCGGGCCTCCATCGCCAGCGCGGGGTGGCAGCAGGTGAAGACCAGCCGGAGCCGGTCGTCGTCGATCGCGCCGAGCGGCTCGGGGGTGTCGGTGAGCATCAGCGCCTCCTGGTGCTTCTCGTCGCGCCGGACCTCGCGGCGCAGGCGGTCGACGGCCTTGCGGTAGGCGGTGGTGGTGAGCCAGGCGCCGGGGTTGGCCGGGACGCCCTCGTCCGGCCAGCGTTCGACCGCGGTGGCGAACGCCTCCGCCGCCATCTCCTCGGCGACGTCGAGGTCGCCGAGGCGCCGGGCCAGGGTGGCGACCACCCGGGCCCACTCGTCACGGTGGACCCGGGTGATCGTGTCGGCGACGCCGGTCATTCGCTGTGCGTCGGTCGGAGCTCGATCCGGCGGTTGCAGGCCTTCGACGCCTCGGTGGCCAGCCGCAGCGCGACGTCGAGATGCGGTGCGGTGATGATCCACAGGCCGACGACGTACTCCTTCGTCTCCACGTACGGCCCGTCGGTGAGCACGGGCTCGTCGCCGCGGTTGTCGACGACGGTGGCCGTGCCGGGCGCGCCGAGGCCGTCGGCGAACACCCAGTGGCCGCCGGTCCGCAATTTCTCGTTGAAGACGTCGATCGCGGCCTGCTCCTCCGGCGTGCCGGGGTGGGTGCCGTCGTCGAGCACGGACATCAGGTACTGCGCCATCCGGATCATCTCCCGAGGTGTGCGGGGTGCGAGTCAACCCTGCTACGAACGGCGCCCGCCCGATCGGACACCCCCGCCGGGATCTTCTCGACACCGCCATCGACGGCTGGCGCCCACTGCCCTCAGCTTTCCGCGGAAACGGCCGATTTACTGCTCAAGCCAGGCTCTCGGACACCTGACGCGAGCCCACCGTTAGAGCGAGAGCCCGAGGACCCGCGATGAAATTCCGCCTGGTGACCCGCAGCGACTTCGACGGACTGGTGTGCGCTGTCCTCCTGCGTCACCTGGACCTGATCGACGAGATCGTGTTCGTGCACCCCAAGCCGGTGCAGGACGGGCTGCTCGAGATCACCGAGCGCGACATCCTCACGAACCTCCCCTACTCGCCCGACGCGCACCTGGTCTTCGACCACCACCGCTCGGAGACCCTCCGCGTCGGCGCGAACTCGGCCAACCACGTCATCCGGCCGGACGCCCCGTCCGCGGCGCGCGTGGTCTACGAGTACTACGGCGGCCGGAAGGCGTTCCCGACGGTCTCCGACGACATGATGGAGGCCGTCGACGCCGGCGACTCCGGCGCGTACGACCTCGAGGACATCTTTTATCCCGAGGGCTGGACGCTGCTGAACTTCCTGATGGACAGCCGCACCGGCCTCGGACGCTTCCGGCACTTCAAGATCTCGAACTACCAGCTGATGATGAAGCTGATCGGCGTCTGCGCGGAGAGCCCGACGGTCGACGACATCCTCGCCCAGCCCGACGTCGCCGAGCGCGTGGACGTCTACCGCAAGCAGGCGAACGCGTTCACCGAGCAGCTGCGCCGCCTCGGTCGTCAGCACGACGACGTCGTGGTGGTCGACTTCCGTCGCGAGCAGGTCATCCACGCCGGCAACCGGTTCATGGTCTACGCGCTGTTCCCGCAGGCACGGGTGTCGATCCACGTGCTGCCCGGCCGCGGCGGCACGAACACGGTGCTGGCGGTGGGCAAGTCGATCCTCGACCGCACGTCCCCCACCGACATCGGCGCGGTCATGCTGCGCCACGGCGGCGGCGGGCACCGGGCGGCCGGCAGCTGCCAGGTCGAGAACGAGCGCGCCGACTCGTTGCTGGCGCAGGTGATCACCGAAGTCGCGGCGAAACGGGAACCCGCATTGACTACATGATGTAGACAGATCGGGTGACCGACTTCTCGTCCGCGTACGACGCGGTCCTGGCGCAGTGGCCGGCCGGAACCGAGGCCGTCGACCTCCCGACACCGGTGGGGCGCACGCGTGTCCACGCGAGCGGCCGGGGCCGTCCGCTGGTGCTGCTGCACGGCGGTGGCGCGACCTCGACGGCCTGGTTCGCGCTGGCGTCCGCGCTGGCCGGGGAGTTCCGGGTGCACGCCCCCGATCTCGTCGGCGACGCCGGGCGCAGCGAGCGCACCGCGCTGACGTCGGTCGCCGACCTGCACCGCTGGCTCGACGCCGTGCTCGACGGCCTCGACCGGCCGGTCCTCGGCGGCCACTCCTACGGCGGCTGGATCGCGTTGAGCTACGCGCTCGCCCACCCCGGCCGCGTCGACCGGCTGGCGCTCTTCGAACCGTCGTCCTGCTTCGCCCCGATGGCACCGGGATATCTCCGGCGCGGGCTCCCGGTGCTGCTCGGCGCCACTCCCCGGCGGGTGCAGCGGCTGTACGACTGGGAGACCGGCGGCCGCGCCGTGGACCCGGCCTGGATGGAGCTCATGCGCGCGTCCACCGCCGAGCGTTGGCACCGCCCGGTGCTCCCCCGGCGTCCGAAACCGGAGCAGCTGACGGCGCTCTCCCTCCCCGTGCTCGTCGTCACCGGTGGCCGCAGCCGGTCCCAGGACCCGGCGCGGGTGGCGCGGGTGGCCACCGGCCTTCTTCCCGACGTCACCGCGCGCACCGTCGCACAGGCCAGCCATCACACGATCCCCACCGAGGACGCCGACGAGCTCGCCGCTCACCTGCGCGCGTTCACCGGCTGATCCCGTGCGGGCCGGATCAGCACCTCGCTGCCGATCGGCGTGAAGCCGGCCGCGAGGAACGCCCGGAGCGAGCGGGCGTTGCCCGGCGAGACCCCCGCGAACACCGCCTCGTCGCGCGGCACCAGCGACAGCGCCTCGCGGATCAGCGACCGGCCGTTACCCCGTCCGCGGACGGTCTGGTGGTGCAGCTCGATCGACATCTCCAGCCGCCCGGCGATGCCCTCGGCCAGCGTGACCAGGCCCCGCTCGTCGCCGTAGACGCGCACGTTCGACCGGCGGGCGCGGGCGAACGCGACCCGCGGGTGGTCGTCGGCGTCGGTGAGCTTCGGGAGCGCCGCCGCCCCGCCCCGGCCCCGGGCCACGACGGTGACGTCCAGGTCGCCGACGTCACCCGCCGGGCCGGCCAGGAAGCGCAGGAAGTCCGGGGACATCGACCGGCCGAACCCGTCGGGCTTCTCGGCCGCGACGTGCGCGGGGCTCAGCGCGGTGGCCACCACCGCGTGCCCGGTGAACGCGACCGCGCACTCCCGGCCGCCGTCCAGCGCCGGCACGGCGGTCACCGTCCCGTCGTCGTCCGGGAACCGGCCGTCGGCGGCGTCCAGAAAGTACCGGAGGAGCGGATGTGCGTCAGTCATACCGAAAAGGATGGAGCATCCGCGCGCCCGGCGGGTGCCCGGTGACCCGTTTGTAGGCCGCGCTGAACGCGCTCTCGGACGCGTATCCCCAGCGGCCGGCGACCGACGCGACGGTCCGGCCGGCGGCCAGCTCGGCGTCCGCACCGGCGATCCGCCGTCGCCGCAGGTAGTCCATCGGCGGTACACCGACGAGCGCGGCGAAGCGGGTGGCGAAGACCGTGCGGGAGAGCCGGGCGACCGCGGCCAGCCGCGCGACCGTCCAGGGCTCGGCCGGCCGCTCGTGCAGCGCGAGCAGCGCGGCCCCGATACCGGGTTCGCTGAGCGCGCCCGCGAGCGCGCTGGACCGGAAGACCTGCAGGTAGAGCGCTTGGCTCAGGTGCCGGCGCAGCGCCTCGCCGGCGCGCCCGCCCGCAGTGGCCTCGGCCGCGAGCAGCGACAGCGTCGCCGCGACCCCGCCGCGCAGGGTGCGCGCGGGCGGCAGCCCGTCGAGGAGCAGGCGCGCGCCGTCGGCATCGGCGAAACGCAACGCGGTGCCGACCATCCGCACCGTGACCGGCCCGGTGCCGGCCTCGTACCGGGCGTCTCCCCGCGCCGCCGCGGCGCCGTCGCGCGGACGGACCGCCGGGTCGCTCGCGGTGACGTAGTCGGCGCCGCTGAGCAGGTACGCCTCACCCGCTCCGAGGCGCACCGGTTCGGCCGCGCCGGCGCGCACCCAGCACGTGCCTTCCTCGACCGCGACGACCTTCACCTGCGCCGACCGGCCGAACCGCAGCGCCCAGTCCCCGCCGCCGGCGAACGTCGAGAGGCGGGCCGGGCGCGCGCCGAGCGTCGCGAGCGCGTCGGGCAGCACGTCGGCCGAACGATCGCGCACATCATCCGAACGCTCGCTCATGGTCGCTCCACGTCCCCATTCCTACCGTTCGAGACATGGAAACCACCAACACGGTCGTGGTCATCACCGGCGCGAGCAGCGGGATCGGGGAGGCGACGGCGCGACTGCTCTCGTCGCGGGGCGCACGGCTCGTTCTCGGGGCGCGCCGCACCGACCGGCTCGAGGCGCTCGCGTCGTCGCTCGGCGACGCCGTCTACGCGGCGACCGACGTCCGCCGACGCGACGACGTCACCGCCCTGGTCGACCTCGCGCTCGACCGCTTCGGCCGGGTCGACGCGTTCGTCGGCAACGCGGGCATCGGCCCGGTGTCGCACCTGGCCGACCTGCGGGTCGACGAATGGGACGCGATGGTCGACGTCAACATCAAGGGCGTGCTGCACGGGATCGCGGCCGCGCTGCCGGTGTTCCGCGCGCAGGGCAGCGGGCACTTCGTCACGACCGCCTCGACGGCCGCGTTCCGCACGCTGCCGACGATGGCGGTGTACGCGGCGACGAAGACCGCGGTCCGGGTGATCGCCGAAGGGCTGCGCCAGGAGTCGGACGGCGCGTACCGCGTCACGACCGTCACCCCCGGCTTCATCGCGACCGACTTCGCCGGGGCGGCCACCGACCGGGAGGTCCGCGCCGACCTGCTCGCCCTGCGCGACCGGATCGCCATCCCACCGTCCGCGGTCGCCGAGGCGATCGCGTTCGCGCTCGCCCAACCACCCGAGGTCGACGTCAACGAGCTGGTGATCCGCCCGGTGACGCAGGGCTAGGGTCGGGTTTCCAGGTTCAGGCCGCCGTGGGCGTGGTCCGGGCGGCGAGCGGCAAGGCGGAGGTCCTTTCCGATCCCGCTGCTTAATCCGAAGGGACCCGCAACGCGGCCTGGCGGCGGCTGAGCGGAGCCGCAGCCGCAGCCGGAGCGACCGGCAACCCGGCCTGGCGGCGGCTGAGCGGAGCCGAGCCGGAAGGACTGGCAACCCGGCCTGGCGGCGGCTGAGCGGAGCCGCAGCCGAGCACGGATCGCCGGATGCGGCCTAGGTGAGGAGACCGGCGCGGCGGGCCAGGGCCGCGGCTTCGGTGCGCCCGGCGGCGCCGAGCTTCGCCATCAGGTTCGACACGTGGACGCTCACCGTCTTGTCGCTGATGTAGAGGGAGCGCCCGATCTGCCGGTTGGTGCGGCCCAGCGCGAGGAGTTCGAGCACCTGCCTCTCTCGCGGGGTCAGCTCGGTGTCGCGGCGATCGGCCGCGGTGCGTGGCCCGGCCGGACCGGCCAGCGCGGCCAGCTCGGCGAGCAGCGGCTCGGCGCCCAGCTCACGGGCCGTGGACCGGGCCGCGGCGGCCTCGGCCCGGGCGGACCCCGGGTCGCCGGTGGCCAGCAGGGCGGCCGCCAGCCGCGCCCGCGACCGCGCGCCCTCGAACCGGTGCCCGTAGCCGAAGGCCTCCACCGACCGCCGCCAGACCGCCACCAACTCCTCCGCTGACGGAACCTCGGCCGAGAGCGCCTCGGCCGAAGACACCGCAGCCGAAGACACCGCAGCCGAGGACACCGCGGTCGGGGGACTCCCACCCGAAGGAATCGCGGCCGTGGCCGACACCTCACCGCCGGCCGGGCCGACAGCGGCAAGGTCGACCGCGGCAAGGTCGACCGCGGCAGGGTCGGACGCGGCCGGGCCGGATTCGGCAAGGTCGGGCGCGGCCGGGTCGGGCGCGGCCGGGTCGGGCGCGGCCGGGTCGGACGCGGCCGGGTCGGACGCGGCGGCCCAGCGCAGGCGGGCCCACTCGGCGGCCACGCGGACGACCCAGGCCGTGCTCTCCGGCCCGAGCGGCCCGCCCCCGTGCGGCGGCGCCCAGCGCAGGCGGGGCCAGTCGTCGTCGGCGCGGGTCATCCGGGTGGGCTCGTCGGGGCCGAGCCTGCCGCTGCGGGCCCGGACGCTCTCCGCGACCCGGCCGACCATGCTCACCAGCTCCGCACCCCGACGCACGGCCGCGGCCCGCTCGGCCGCTCCGGCCCGGGCGACCGAGCTCGCGAGCGCGCCGAGCGCCAGCGCGTGCAGCCGGAACCGCGCGTCGAACCAGCGGCCACCCCACTGGGTGGAGACCGTGTCGATGATCTCGTCGTGGGTGGCCAGCGCCGCCTCCACGTCGCCGCGGTCGGCGTACGCGTCGAGCAGCGCGGCGCCGCCGATGATGCAGAGCACCCCGTCCCGCCGCCACCAGGGCCGGTTCGACTCGGCCAGGCGCAGCACGTCGGCCGAGCCGCGCCCGGCGTGCACGGTCAGGCTCGCCGCGACCAGGCCGGCCCGGGCCAGAGCCGGAGCGTCGGGGTAGGCCGCGGCCACGGACAGCGCGTCGTCCCAGCGCCCCAACACGTAGTCGGCCTGGATCATCATCGGCAGCGCGTCGGCGCCGTAGGTGGCCCATGGACGCCCGATCTCGCGGGCCACACCGGCCGTCTCGCCGAACGCCAGCCGCGCGTCCTCCAGGCGGCCCTGCTCGTAGAGGAAGATCGCCAGGCTGTAGAGCGAGCGCAGCGTCGCGTTGGGATCGCCCGACGCGCGGGCCTGCACGATGCTGTCGCGCAGCAGCCGCTCGGCGGCGGCCGGATCGGCGCGCCAGCGTTCGATCCGCGCGCGGGTGGTGGCCGCGTCGGCCTGGACGTTCGTGATCCCGACGCGGACGGCGATCGCGCGCGCCTCGTCGCTGTAGACGATGGCCTCGTCGATGTCGCTGGCGTTGGCCGAGAGCGCGCGGGCCAGCGCGGCCAGGGCCCGGGCCCGCAGCGCGGTCGGCGGTTCCTCGGGGATCAGCTCGAGCGCCTGGCGGGCCAGGCCGACCACGTCGTGCGAGGTGTCGAACGCGACCGTGTGCTCGCTGAGC contains:
- a CDS encoding 3' terminal RNA ribose 2'-O-methyltransferase Hen1, translated to MTLSTTHRPATDLGYLLHKHPDKALRFDVAAGAAHVVWPEATPERSTVALLLEVDPVALVRGPAQASLSQYVNDRPYVASSLLAVALGKVFRTALNGRCDARPDLAERPLPLEIRLPAVPSQGGPELLERLFAPLGWSVRATPIPLDPRVPDWGASRYVALELTGEVRLADALTQLYVLLPVLDDTKHYWVSQEEVDKLLRAGGRWLATHPERDLITRRYLRHRRELVLSAVGRLAEIDDTEPETLDNAVAAGARPLARRRVDAVVAALAAEGASSVVDLGCGEGALLRALLNDPRFARVLGVDVSARALETAARRLNFDRMSDHVRARIELIQSSLTYRDDRLRDYDAVVLMEVIEHLDPPRLPALARTLFGAARPRTVLVTTPNAEYNVRYAGLRPGAFRHPDHRFEWTRSEFAQWAAAVAHEHGYSVHHAPVGDDDPEIGPPTQLAIFRREEVR
- a CDS encoding class I SAM-dependent methyltransferase: MTTLHTHCDGDTMPFVREFVRDPLGVASLVPSGGALARRVTAPIAASGQPVVVELGPGTGAFTRVIQAALGGRGLHLALEVNEQFTRLLAARFPGVDVIPADARDLPEVLGGRGIDRADVVVSGLPWAAFGAQQQTGILDAITGALQPGGAFTTFAYVHARWSGPARRFRRLLDTRFEEVVVGRTVWANVPPALVYHCRRPR
- a CDS encoding N-acetyltransferase; this encodes MTDAHPLLRYFLDAADGRFPDDDGTVTAVPALDGGRECAVAFTGHAVVATALSPAHVAAEKPDGFGRSMSPDFLRFLAGPAGDVGDLDVTVVARGRGGAAALPKLTDADDHPRVAFARARRSNVRVYGDERGLVTLAEGIAGRLEMSIELHHQTVRGRGNGRSLIREALSLVPRDEAVFAGVSPGNARSLRAFLAAGFTPIGSEVLIRPARDQPVNARR
- a CDS encoding alpha/beta fold hydrolase, coding for MTDFSSAYDAVLAQWPAGTEAVDLPTPVGRTRVHASGRGRPLVLLHGGGATSTAWFALASALAGEFRVHAPDLVGDAGRSERTALTSVADLHRWLDAVLDGLDRPVLGGHSYGGWIALSYALAHPGRVDRLALFEPSSCFAPMAPGYLRRGLPVLLGATPRRVQRLYDWETGGRAVDPAWMELMRASTAERWHRPVLPRRPKPEQLTALSLPVLVVTGGRSRSQDPARVARVATGLLPDVTARTVAQASHHTIPTEDADELAAHLRAFTG
- a CDS encoding polynucleotide kinase-phosphatase, giving the protein MSTLTIPTLSLVCLVGVSGSGKSTFARTHFGRFEVLSSDFCRGLVADDENDQSATGAAFDVLHHIAGVRLAGGRLTVVDATNTQAQARKALVELARAHDVLPVAIVLDVPEKVCLARNAGRTDRDFGAPVIRRQSDQLRRSLRSLRKEGFRTVHVLRGEDEIADAVIVRERLLNDFRDDHGPFDVVGDVHGCRRELEALLTRLDYTLVHDDEGRPVDAVHPAGRRAVFVGDLVDRGPDAPGVLRLVMGMVAAGHARCVPGNHENKLVRALRGRDVQRTHGLAETLEQLAGQPPEFVAAVEEFCYGLVSHLVLDDGKLVVAHAGLKEEYHGRASARVRGFALYGDTTGETDEYGLPVRYPWAEEYRGRATVLYGHTPVPRPQWVNNTLCLDTGCVFGGALTALRYPERELVSVPAERVWYEPVRPLSPEAARRPDELAITDVTGRRGVETRLAGRVTVREENAAGALEVMSRFALDPRWLMYLPPTMAPCATASTGDLLEHPAAAFDAYRSAGVDRVICEEKHMGSRAVVLLGRSAGVAHTRFDAEPGASGAVWTRTGRAFFPAPLTEELLGRLRGAAETAGLWNDADWLLFDAEILPWSAKADELLRGQYAAVGAAARAATPAAVDVLSAVAARGVDVGELLGRATARVHNAEAFSDAYRRYVWPTAGLSGVEVAPFQLLASGPAEGEGRTWADHDHGWHLEVADRLAAADPALVRRTRRLVVDVDDPDSSAAGVAWWEELTGACGEGMVVKPLANGAVGRRVQPGIKVRGREYLRIIYGPDYTEPANLERLRERGLGRKQSLALREYALGVEALERVARGEPLWRVHEAVFAVLALESEPTDPRL
- a CDS encoding YciI family protein, coding for MAQYLMSVLDDGTHPGTPEEQAAIDVFNEKLRTGGHWVFADGLGAPGTATVVDNRGDEPVLTDGPYVETKEYVVGLWIITAPHLDVALRLATEASKACNRRIELRPTHSE
- a CDS encoding RNA polymerase sigma factor codes for the protein MTGVADTITRVHRDEWARVVATLARRLGDLDVAEEMAAEAFATAVERWPDEGVPANPGAWLTTTAYRKAVDRLRREVRRDEKHQEALMLTDTPEPLGAIDDDRLRLVFTCCHPALAMEARIALTLRLVGGLTVPEIARGFLVEEPAMARRITRAKAKIRAARIPYGVPLREDLPARVTGVLAVLYLIFNEGYLASDPDRSPLRDDLADEAVRLTRLVHGLLPADGEVAGLLALMVLTQARRAARVTAGGELVALGEQDRGAWDRELVAEGHALVRARLAAGEAPGRYQLLAAINAVHTDAPDVRDTAWPQIVALYDQLARLDPSPVVRLNRAIAVAEVDGPQVALAQVDGLPLEGYHTFHATRAELLRRLGRSAPARAAYDRAIALATNAGEISYLVRRRDQLAG